The genome window CGATTGGAGTATTCGTCAATGAGGGCTTGGTTGGTTGACCTTCGAGACTCGCTTCTGCCGAACTCTTGTCGTTCAATTGTTTTAACGTTGATGATTTTAAAGATGTTTTACGGTACACTTTGGAACGAGATTGCGGCTTTATCGCCAATTGCGGCGAAGATGCGGAACGTTTTGAACGATACTCTTCGTACTTGTACATctgggataatcttttctcCTTCGTACTCAACGGTAACATCGAATCAACTCTCTCATCTGGCTTCATTTCATTTgacaatttatcaatttttattggcaatttcgtcatcgtcgttgtcgtcgtcgtcgtcgttgtcgtcgtcgtcgtcgttgctgTTGTGATTTCTGTTGATAATGCCGTTGTcgtttgtacaatttttcgtaCCGATGATTTTCTACGTGATCCATTATATCGTATGTTATCGGTATATTTTACCGATTTACCGGGAAAATTGGGACGCGTTAGGACCGAGGTTTTTATAGCTCTGTCGGCTTTTTTCGTTAGCTCAACCGACGAGCCGTCTGTGAACCATCAGCTTGGGAATTTAGAATAAAATGCGCATGTTAGATCGTAGTTTTTGAAACGACAGTATTGCACGTCGTTCCTCAACCATTCACCCTTGAAATTCAAGTAATCCGTCTGCTCCAATTCCCGAGGAGACTCCGCCGCTACTGACTCTTTGTTTGCAAATATCGTCACGACGAAATTGCCCGGCTTAAACGTTTCAAGCACACGACGTATTACCTCCTCGTACGATG of Venturia canescens isolate UGA chromosome 6, ASM1945775v1, whole genome shotgun sequence contains these proteins:
- the LOC122412860 gene encoding uncharacterized protein translates to MTKLPIKIDKLSNEMKPDERVDSMLPLSTKEKRLSQMYKYEEYRSKRSASSPQLAIKPQSRSKVYRKTSLKSSTLKQLNDKSSAEASLEGQPTKPSLTNTPIDKLQTREKLDNTANETRLKWNTENVNITCNPLSTPYPYSTPCHKIPNIDTNNRSNVQTEDEPKSGRSCGSFLPILSLIPQTMVSLHLLSPKMKFSWWRNKIS